One Rissa tridactyla isolate bRisTri1 chromosome 1, bRisTri1.patW.cur.20221130, whole genome shotgun sequence DNA segment encodes these proteins:
- the HMGB1 gene encoding high mobility group protein B1, with product MGKGDPKKPRGKMSSYAFFVQTCREEHKKKHPDASVNFSEFSKKCSERWKTMSSKEKGKFEDMAKADKLRYEKEMKNYVPPKGETKKKFKDPNAPKRPPSAFFLFCSEFRPKIKGEHPGLSIGDVAKKLGEMWNNTAADDKQPYEKKAAKLKEKYEKDIAAYRAKGKVDAGKKVVAKAEKSKKKKEEEEDEDEDEEDEDDEEEEEEEDEDDDDDE from the exons ATGGGCAAAGGCGATCCTAAGAAGCCGAGAGGTAAAATGTCTTCATACGCCTTCTTTGTGCAAACCTGCCGGGAGGAGCACAAGAAGAAACATCCAGATGCTTCAGTGAACTTTTCAGAGTTCTCAAAAAAATGCTCAGAACGATGGAAG ACTATGTCTTCTAAGGAGAAAGGGAAGTTTGAAGATATGGCAAAGGCTGACAAACTTcgttatgaaaaagaaatgaaaaactatGTACCACCtaagggggaaacaaaaaagaagttcAAGGATCCAAATGCACCGAAGAGGCCTCC ttcggcttttttcttgttttgctctgAGTTTCGTCCAAAAATCAAAGGAGAACATCCCGGTCTGTCCATCGGGGATGTTGCAAAGAAACTGGGAGAGATGTGGAACAACACCGCTGCAGATGATAAACAGCCTTATGAAAAAAAGGCTGCTAAACTGAAGGAGAAGTATGAAAAG GATATTGCTGCATACCGGGCCAAAGGGAAGGTCGATGCAGGCAAAAAAGTAGTTGCCAAGGCCGAGAAGagcaagaagaagaaggaggaggaggaagacgaggACGAAGATGAAgaggatgaagatgatgaagaagaggaagaggaggaggatgaagatgatgatgatgatgaataa